The sequence tagttGCCTGCAATTGCATTCATCTATCATCATCTTAAACTTTGATTCATTTGGTGCAACTACAACGCCTTCTCTATGGCTCTTTTAGCAATACTATATTCTTGTAACTTCATACAAACAGTACTGAAAATACACTATAGTGTGAGACATATCATGAAGAAGTTCACACTGATACTCAATATCTGTAAAAGGTCAGTTTTCTAGCTTTAATCAAGGAAGGAGCAATGATCAGTAAGTAAAAAGATTAAACCGTTTTAACCAATGAAAATAGAAATTAACTAACGTCCTATTTGTCCCGCATGAAAAGAGAAAATTATATTCATGTGCATCTGTAATTAGCTATATTTACTGTCTTCTTGCTGATAAAACCATAGACTGATATGAATAAATGAAAACCTTATAAGAGTTTGACGTAGCTTTTTCGAAAGTTGTAGTCTTTTGCCATCAGCTAGCTGTTTTCTGGCGTAGATGAgcctgaagaaaaaaaaaactcaagaatCAGTGTTATATGTAATTGCTTAGATTATCAGCTTGCAAACAGAGTTAATCAACTAATGGTAAGAACATGAGAAAACACATTAGAAAGGCCATGCAATTTTCTATGTCACTAAGACATAAAAAGATGTTTTGTAGATTCAGTTTTGACTAAATCGGAAACAACTCCAATGACTTGCGACAAGAAGAACATACAGCTACAAAAAAGTTCAAGAGACTTCCCTAGCAGttcatttttttaaagtgaatCAGTAATTTGTTACCTTTGTTGAACAGGAGGGATGCTTTCTTTCTCCTCAACATGTTCCTTCATGCGATCAATATTGTCGGATTTATGCTGACGGCCACCACAATTTTTGTCTCAGACCTGTAGCTTTTGCATTTGTTATGGCATGCAAGAGCTAAGGTGCTAAACATGCACACACGCATACATCCCTGCAAAGATGCAATGATACTGAGCCATTGAGGTTCATGAGGGATACTTTGGTTCTTGTTGTCTTGAAACTGAACCATCTTCATGTCATCTTCTAAGCGATTCATCCAGCTCAAGAGCTGAGATTCATCCTCAGGTGGTCTGATTTCGATGTTGTAAGGAAAGAGAGCAGAGACCCCTTCAGCTACTTCTTGGATATCATCTTCAGGTACTAATACTCTTGAGACAAGAGTCAAGACAGGACCAGAGATCTTTGTTCAAGAGAATCTGGAATAACTTGTAGAATCTTTCTGACTCAAGAAGCTTCTCAACGTCCATGAGATATATGATTAGAGGATTTGTTTCTGATACACAGACCACAACCTGCAGAGAAAGACAACAGTTGTGGAAACTCCATTGGAAATACTTGtgaaaaggtttgtttcttaCCTTGTACAGTGATTGCAGGAAAAGTTTCTCCATGAAGCATAGATCTGTGCTGCGTTTGGTAGAATCTAGAAGCCATAACAAAGACAGATGTGAAGCAAACGCACATAAGAACATGGAGTTGAATAAAACAAACCTCTGAAGTAGAACGACACCGTCGGGATCGTCACCGTCTTAAACCTGGTGAGATCAAAACACATGTCCAAGATCGATACGGCCGAAGTATTCTTATGCAGCGACATCTTCGTCTTAAACGTGCTTCGCAGCGCCGCGTAAGCTTTCGGCGGGAGGTGAGAGATGACGGTTCCGGTTATGCCGAGAAATACAGAGGTGGTGAAAAGCTTGAGACTTCAGAAACGTTACTTTGCCAAGGAGCTTTAAAATCTGtttgaaaaaaacaatattagaAAGTTACCGAAGCTTACATTCTTATTTATATAGATCTGTAACCTTTGAGGAGGGCGAGGGTGGTACTGAATGCAATTTAGTGGAGGTTCTGGTTTAATGGAGTAAATGGAAGCGCTAATTACGCTAATTGAACGAATGGGTTATTCACCGTTTTTGCAGCGGAAGTCCGATCGATAAGAGGGCGACGTTGTCTCGACGCATAGGATGAAACTGTATATGAGACCGTACTTGGACCAACTTAGATCATGAAGCCCAATGTTTGAGCAGCCCAATACGCAAACGTAGCTTACATCGTGTGTTTGAGCAAGCTGCAGGTACACGTGGCACATTTTGCCCCATCCTTCCAAATGAGGTGGCACTCTAAGGAGGGACTCAAGCctactttattatataagatatctAAGAAAGGAAAAGGTAAACAGCTACTCTCGTACAACAGACAGCACCGGTCCTGGCGGTCAATGCTCATTCAATGCCCTACTCAAGACCATAAAGTGTACTTTGGTGGTTGGGTGAGTTTAAGAACACGtaatattcctttttttttttttttttgacatcataaTAGACTAGAAGCCTATGGGGCCACCGGTTCAGATAGCCAAACCGGAGGTAAAGAATCGACATATAGCATAGCTGAAGGAGAACTTCTCGCACCACGTGCAAGCTTGTCCGGCATTGTGTTTTGTGCCCTTGAGATATGTCTGATCATGAAGTTAGGGAAGAAAGTCTTACTTCGGCAGAATTCTTCCATGTGTGTAGCGAACGCCGGCCATTCTTCAGGTGaggacaccatcttcaccaattgagaacaatccgtcaCAAATACTACATCTGAGAACTGCAGGGTCTTCATGCACTCCATCGCCCAAATCAGAGCTTCACATTCAGCATGTAAAGGTGATAGGCTACGTCGAAGGTTCATTGCGCCCATCATTACGTCCTCTGAATCTATCTTCTGGCAATACCAGCCCTGGCCTGTAAAAGCATCATGTTCTCTCCACGCCCCATCAATGTAGCAAACTCGAGAGGACCCCAATGTCTGCCAACTCCCATCTGTCGGTGGAAACCCCTGATTCTCTTGTACCAAAAGTTGGGCTTCAGCCCAAAGTGATCCTTCAACATCCGCTCTGCGCAAAATTTCTTGAGGACTTACAGTCCTATTATTATGAATTTTTTCATTCCTATTTTTCCATATATACCACATAATCCATGGAAAATACTCCAAATCAACATCTGTTGGAAGtctccaaaaaagatgatccagACTGGTAAAAAGTGAGGAAGATGGGAAGATTCCGGGAGGGGAAGGGATTCGAGATAAAGCCCATGTTTGAAGTGCTGGTGGACATTCAAAAATAACGTGATAGATGGATTCCTCTTCTGCCCCACAAATACCACACCGGAGATCACACTCTATACCACGAGCCTTCAGATTTTTGGATACTGGTAGTGTCCCAGATAAAACTTGCCAAACAAAGTGTCTTAGTTTCGGAGAACATTTTAGTTTCCAAGAATGCGCCAAAAGGGGTTTAACATTAGGTCCATAACTTAACACTCTTGGACCCCGATCCGGGTATAAGGATTCTGTCCTAAACCCTGATTTTACCGAGTATTTACCAGAGTCCGTAAACGTCCAGCCATATGTATCTGGCCTTTGTGTTCTACTAACTGCTATACCACGAATAATCTTCACATCATCTGGATGAAAATATTCATTCAGGAGATCCTCATTCCAGGAACAATCAATGGGATTTATAAGATCACCCACCATAAGAGAC comes from Brassica rapa cultivar Chiifu-401-42 chromosome A02, CAAS_Brap_v3.01, whole genome shotgun sequence and encodes:
- the LOC103852872 gene encoding NEDD8-like protein RUB3; amino-acid sequence: MDVEKLLESERFYKLFQILLNKDLWSDNIDRMKEHVEEKESIPPVQQRLIYARKQLADGKRLQLSKKLRQTLIRFSFIHISLWFYQQEDSKYS